The following are encoded together in the Humulus lupulus chromosome 5, drHumLupu1.1, whole genome shotgun sequence genome:
- the LOC133780607 gene encoding uncharacterized protein LOC133780607 yields MEEMLRISRPHLPAKAVGSLSGQGDLLQQVSDHIWMSYVCASAARREYAAAVQNSSKLAEQALKLEEERAGRMMAKANRNVLVEAIKKLETELAEAKKKVGATEEKLVGTVGLEVERDKLKADLVAMNNNWMERNQVCAQHEAHMGKLDSMINDLHEDIVSLQTNKEILEKEKKELQQKSEVPEMSVVDARKQKLEVEL; encoded by the exons ATGGAGGAGATGCTACGCATAAGCAGACCCCATCTTCCTGCAAAAGCTGTTGGATCGCTGAGTGGGCAAGGTGACTTGCTGCAACAAGTGTCGGACCATATTTGGATG AGTTATGTATGTGCTTCTGCTGCAAGGCGAGAGTATGCGGCGGCTGTACAGAATAGCTCTAAACTGGCAGAACAGGCGCTGAAGTTGGAAGAGGAGCGGGCGGGGAGAATGATGGCCAAAGCGAATCGAAATGTGCTTGTGGAAGCCATCAAAAAGTTAGAAACAGAGCTAGCAGAGGCTAAAAAGAAGGTGGGCGCCACAGAGGAGAAACTAGTAGGCACTGTCGGACTCGAGGTGGAGCGTGACAAACTGAAAGCTGATTTGGTGGCAATGAACAATAATTGGATGGAGAGAAACCAAGTCTGCGCTCAACACGAAGCCCACATGGGGAAGCTCGACAGCATGATAAATGACCTTCATGAGGATATAGTGTCGTTGCAGACAAATAAAGAGATTttggagaaagaaaagaaagaactgCAACAAAAGTCAGAGGTGCCAGAGATGAGCGTAGTAGATGCCAGGAAGCAGAAGCTGGAGGTGGAACTCTAG